Proteins encoded together in one bacterium BMS3Abin11 window:
- the adk_1 gene encoding adenylate kinase, which yields MRVILLGGPGAGKGTQAGFIKDKYNIPQISTGDMLRAHVKAGTELGLAAKKIMDEGGLVSDDIIMSMVKERITDDDCKNGYLFDGFPRTIPQAEALKEAGVQVDAVVEIDVPDEEIIKRMSGRRVHLASGRTYHVTFNPPKVPGKDDETGEDLVQRSDDQEETVKARLNIYHEQTEPLIEFYTREVENGLNYVKVDGVGGVDAIRDQIFKGLKAD from the coding sequence ATGCGCGTTATTCTGCTAGGTGGACCCGGTGCCGGCAAAGGTACTCAGGCAGGTTTCATTAAGGACAAATACAATATTCCACAGATCTCAACGGGGGACATGTTACGCGCCCATGTAAAGGCCGGTACAGAGCTGGGCCTGGCGGCTAAGAAGATCATGGACGAAGGCGGACTGGTCTCCGATGACATCATCATGAGTATGGTAAAAGAAAGAATTACCGACGATGATTGTAAAAACGGCTACCTGTTCGACGGTTTTCCACGCACCATTCCGCAAGCCGAAGCACTGAAAGAAGCCGGTGTGCAAGTTGATGCGGTGGTGGAAATCGATGTGCCGGATGAAGAGATCATCAAACGCATGTCCGGCCGCCGTGTTCACTTGGCCTCTGGCCGTACCTATCATGTCACCTTCAATCCGCCGAAAGTGCCGGGTAAAGATGATGAAACAGGCGAAGACCTGGTTCAGCGCAGTGATGATCAGGAAGAAACCGTTAAGGCCCGCCTCAACATCTACCACGAGCAGACAGAGCCGTTGATTGAATTCTATACCCGCGAAGTCGAAAATGGTTTGAATTATGTCAAGGTTGATGGCGTTGGTGGCGTTGATGCGATTCGGGATCAGATATTTAAGGGGTTGAAGGCAGATTAA
- a CDS encoding NADH dehydrogenase subunit E, with product MQELVSFISIMLGVVVLTAWVMWILLRPSGDNKAQDFASKSARDGQTLAVMENNELKNKVTRLERELKVLMSAGYGKNVGERGKGKGEGSKIKDEGLKIKDMRPKVRKEGRKVEGGRGKGKNKRSRSVVPGAMSLDGRSKIKDKKFKVKGVKLKAKDEGSKIKDEGLKIKDVRPKVRKKGRKAKVVVTADKKPVVEEIAAELAAPKQVETTRSSKVVPLSETQRITEEADKKKIADFLTSVAETTERQRKKVEALDEENEALEEVSRYPDDDLKKIKGIGPHLERKLKKAGIRSYRQISDFNEDEVRHISKVIGSYPRRIRRETWVEQAKVLVGRAIKD from the coding sequence ATGCAGGAACTGGTTTCTTTTATTTCAATCATGCTCGGAGTTGTTGTTCTGACTGCCTGGGTGATGTGGATACTTTTGCGTCCCAGTGGGGACAACAAAGCTCAGGACTTCGCCAGCAAGTCGGCGCGGGATGGGCAGACTCTTGCTGTGATGGAGAATAATGAGCTGAAGAACAAGGTCACCCGGCTGGAGCGTGAACTCAAGGTGTTGATGAGCGCGGGGTATGGGAAAAACGTAGGGGAAAGAGGAAAAGGGAAAGGGGAAGGATCGAAGATAAAAGATGAAGGATTAAAGATTAAAGATATGCGGCCGAAGGTTCGAAAAGAGGGGCGTAAGGTTGAAGGGGGAAGGGGAAAGGGGAAAAACAAAAGGAGTAGGAGCGTCGTCCCCGGCGCGATGAGTTTAGATGGAAGATCAAAGATAAAAGATAAAAAGTTTAAAGTTAAAGGGGTAAAGTTAAAGGCGAAAGATGAAGGATCGAAGATAAAAGATGAAGGATTAAAGATTAAAGACGTGCGGCCGAAGGTTCGAAAGAAGGGGCGTAAGGCTAAAGTGGTCGTTACTGCCGATAAAAAGCCTGTTGTTGAAGAAATAGCTGCTGAGCTTGCTGCACCGAAGCAAGTCGAAACAACCCGGTCTTCGAAAGTGGTGCCTCTTTCTGAAACGCAGCGGATAACAGAAGAGGCTGATAAGAAGAAAATTGCTGATTTTCTGACCAGTGTGGCGGAAACGACTGAACGGCAGAGGAAGAAAGTAGAGGCGCTTGATGAAGAAAATGAGGCGCTGGAGGAGGTGAGCCGGTATCCGGATGATGACCTGAAAAAAATCAAAGGTATTGGCCCTCATCTCGAACGCAAGCTTAAAAAGGCGGGTATCAGAAGTTATCGTCAGATTTCTGATTTTAATGAGGATGAGGTCCGGCATATTTCCAAGGTAATTGGTTCCTATCCGCGAAGAATTCGCCGGGAGACCTGGGTGGAACAGGCAAAGGTGCTAGTAGGTCGTGCGATAAAAGACTAA